A section of the Nitrospirota bacterium genome encodes:
- a CDS encoding PHP domain-containing protein, whose translation MKYKIDLHVHSLYSTDNDADPEESILRAIERGLHGIAFTEHYWYGVSEPVEALKEKFGSSISIFRGVEFSAAEGHCLVFGVDTDRMAMKHAPVSELVASVNKAGGVVIPSHPYRPGTSLGELVRSVPGICGLEGCNGANMHAYNVRAIETAAALKLPYTGGSDAHDPREVGSCYTEFDHAVTYENFIELLRAGNYRGVDTRRISRVMPW comes from the coding sequence ATGAAATACAAGATCGACCTTCACGTTCATTCTTTATACAGCACGGATAATGACGCCGACCCCGAGGAATCTATCCTCCGCGCCATCGAGCGTGGGCTCCACGGGATCGCGTTCACTGAGCACTACTGGTACGGAGTCTCCGAGCCGGTTGAGGCGCTGAAGGAAAAGTTCGGCAGCAGCATCAGTATCTTCCGGGGCGTCGAGTTTTCCGCTGCCGAGGGCCACTGCCTCGTGTTCGGCGTTGATACGGACCGGATGGCAATGAAACACGCACCCGTCTCCGAGCTGGTCGCCTCCGTCAACAAGGCGGGCGGCGTGGTGATCCCTTCCCATCCCTACCGTCCTGGCACGAGCCTCGGCGAACTGGTCCGGAGTGTGCCCGGGATCTGCGGCCTCGAAGGATGCAACGGCGCGAACATGCATGCCTACAACGTGAGGGCCATCGAGACGGCTGCCGCGTTGAAGCTGCCCTACACCGGCGGGTCCGATGCCCACGATCCGCGGGAGGTCGGTTCCTGCTATACCGAGTTTGACCACGCGGTGACCTATGAGAACTTCATAGAACTGCTCAGGGCGGGGAACTACCGGGGAGTGGACACGAGAAGGATCTCGAGGGTGATGCCTTGGTGA